DNA sequence from the Desulfosporosinus sp. Sb-LF genome:
ATGTTTGCCGCATTTTGGACAATCACAATCAAGTCCGCACCCTTTGAGTCGGTTGCGCTTCTCCTTAACCACTAGGTTTATTAAGATGCCCGCTGCGATCCCAACCACAAGCTTGATCCCGATAATTTGCACCATCAGAGGGAGCTTATCAGGATGGGCACCTATGATAATCAGGGCTTCATCCGAACCGGAGAGGAACACGGCGATGAGCATACCCAAGGAGATGTAGCCATTTCCGTAAAGCTTGGCAAAGGCCACCGAAATGCCACATTGGGGAATTATCCCCAGTACCGCTCCACCTGGGACATCCAATCGGGAAAGTCTGCTAAACAAAGGGGATCCTTTTTGAATCTTTCTGGTCGTCCAGTCCGATACGAGGATGATCAGGTACAAAACAGGAACTACCTTGATGACATCCTGAAAGCTGTCTATCAGAATTTCAGCCAACTCAATAACCCCCCGTTTTTAACCTTAAACAAGTTCTTAATTTCCTTTTCCTTTAGGTTTTTCCCAATCAGACAAAGCTTAGGGCTAGTCTTAAATTTACTCATCGATACTGTATACTGGCCATTCGTATAACTAAACTCCAAGAACCCCTGAGAATTTTTGAGAAAACCCTTTCCTCGCAAGACCAGGCCATATTGTTGTTGGCTGAGAAGGGATAGAATTTGTTCTAGTTCTTCCTGGCTATACGCACGCGAGGTCTTCAGTGCCAAAACTTCGAATTCATTTTCACTACAAGGTTTATAGTCGGTATGCAAAAGATCCGTAAAGTCTAAGTCTGTTTGTCCAGCAAGAAGGCTTTCAAATTCCTCTGGCCCCATGCTATCCCAGAGCTTACTGATGATTTCCCCATCCTGGTTAAATTCTCTGATGGAAGTAATGATCTCGTCTACCATTTGGCTGTCAACGAACTGGCTTTTACTCAAAATTAAAACAGAGGCATTCGTTATCTGGTCTTCAAAAAACTCTCCAAATGTCTCACACTGCTGTAGATAATTAACGCTGTCCACAATAGTTACCAGGGAGTTAATCTGGAGTAGGGATACGAATTCCGGTTTGCATAGAATATCGATGATTTCACTGAGGATACTGATACCAGTTGGTTCAATGATAATCCTTTGAGGGTGGAATTCTTTGATAATCCGATCCAGCATTTGGACGAAATCCTTTTGCATGATACAGCATATACACCCACTAGAGATCTCGAAGACTTCAAAGCCTTCCCTCTCTATGAGTTCTCCATCAATGCCGATGTCTCCAAATTCGTTTTCGATCAGAACAATCTTTTCCTTCTGGTGAACTTGGAGGAGTTTCTTGACCAAAGTAGTCTTACCTGAGCCTAGGAATCCTGAGACAACATCGACTTTAATCATCGTTACACCCCTCGATCCTGATAAAGAAAACTTGGCTAGCGCCAAGCCTTCAGGCGCCAGCGGTCCCTTCTCGCCATCCTTGGCCAGCGGTAGCCTTAGTTGCACTTATACTTTCTAACTAGTATTAAAAGCTCAATGCCTTAACAAAGTAATCCTGAAATCGGGGATTTGTGGAAAGCTCCAAAACCTCCATTTTACCCTTCAATTCCTTGATCTGGGCCATCACATTCTTGTTGATCAAGGCTAAGCGAGCGCCTTCCGCTGAGGAATTGCCGACAAACGTTATCTTCGCCATAAATCCTTTAGGGAGAAGGCCGATTCCTTGGATGCTCTCAGGATTAATATGATAGCCAAAGGCCCCGGCAATGACCGCTTCCTCTATGGCTTCCAGAGGGGTACCTGCTTCTTCGAGGAGTAAGGTGACCCCCGCTGCGATAGCACCCTTAGCCAGCTGAATCTGGCGAATATCCCTCTGGGAGATATAGATATCCTCCGTCAGATAAAACTTCTTGTCTCTTACTCTGGCCTTCAACCGAGAGTCAAGATTCGGGTTAAAGCGACCGTTGGTCAGAATTATGTTATGTTTGACCATGGTTGCCGTTAGATCAATAAGTCCACTACCGCAGATGCCCTTAGGGGATGTAGCACCGATGGTCGTATAATGAAGCTCAAAATTATCATCGATTGAGCAGGAATCGATGGCTCCTGCTTCGGCACGGCAACCGCAGGAAATGTTCATCCCTTCTAAGGCCGGACCGGCTGCAGTCGAGGTGGCAATCAGCCTACCTCCTAGATTAGCCACGATTTCACCGTTTGTTCCAATATCTAAAAATATAGCCGGGTAGTCTTTTTGATCAAACGCCGTTGCCACGACACCGGCAAGGATATCTGCGCCTACATATCCCGAAACAGAAGGCAACAGAGTGACTCTTCCTTCCGGACAAATCTGTAGACCGACCTCTCTAGCCTTCATATTAACAGGTTCAAGGAAAATCGGACGGTACGGGGACTTCGCTATGGACCCTGGATAAACACCCAGAACAAAGTGCAACATGGTCGTGTTTCCGGCGATCACTACTTGGTAAACACGCTCTGCTCTTGCCGCGCTTCTCGTGAGATCTATCATTAATTCGTTGAGTTTCCCAAGGATCGTCTCCTGAAGTTGGGTTACTCCGTGCGGATTTTCTAGACAATAACTTATCCGGGATAAGACATCTCCTCCAAACTCTGTCTGAGGATTTAGACAGGAGAGTTTGTGTAGAATTTCGCCAGTGCCTAGGTCAAGGAGATAAGCGGAGATTCCGGTGGTTCCTATGTCGATAGCCGCTCCCAGGATTTCACCAGTCTCGGACCCAAGGTCAATCAGTGTGTTGTCAAATAATACGCCGTATATTTGCTGAGTCTGAGCCTGCTCAAGTTCGCCGGCCTTCCTATAAATCTCTAAGGAGTTGGAGTTATAAGAGAGTCTTTCTAGGTATGGCTGAGCTGTCTTCTCGGGAACTGGTAACAAAACCTGTTTTACTAGGCTGTCGACCTCGACTTCAATCCCTAAGCCCTGGTTAATGGTCTTAAG
Encoded proteins:
- a CDS encoding putative manganese transporter, producing the protein MAEILIDSFQDVIKVVPVLYLIILVSDWTTRKIQKGSPLFSRLSRLDVPGGAVLGIIPQCGISVAFAKLYGNGYISLGMLIAVFLSGSDEALIIIGAHPDKLPLMVQIIGIKLVVGIAAGILINLVVKEKRNRLKGCGLDCDCPKCGKHKNWIVNSVIHTLKLTLFLYVTVLIIGFGVNQFSEEGIYTLLGRDTFLQPVLAALIGMIPSCFSSILIAEGFIKGALGFGAMISGLLANTGFGVLVLFRELPVKKTLLIILLLQSISILVGEIFYFTIG
- a CDS encoding GTP-binding protein — protein: MQLRLPLAKDGEKGPLAPEGLALAKFSLSGSRGVTMIKVDVVSGFLGSGKTTLVKKLLQVHQKEKIVLIENEFGDIGIDGELIEREGFEVFEISSGCICCIMQKDFVQMLDRIIKEFHPQRIIIEPTGISILSEIIDILCKPEFVSLLQINSLVTIVDSVNYLQQCETFGEFFEDQITNASVLILSKSQFVDSQMVDEIITSIREFNQDGEIISKLWDSMGPEEFESLLAGQTDLDFTDLLHTDYKPCSENEFEVLALKTSRAYSQEELEQILSLLSQQQYGLVLRGKGFLKNSQGFLEFSYTNGQYTVSMSKFKTSPKLCLIGKNLKEKEIKNLFKVKNGGLLSWLKF
- a CDS encoding ASKHA domain-containing protein, with product MINRVKVHFTKENKFIEVAEGERLSECIRAAGLTLETPCNGTGVCGKCRVKVWGDLYPPEESERGFIDTAHDIRLACLARVKGDVRIELPSKGSLLKTINQGLGIEVEVDSLVKQVLLPVPEKTAQPYLERLSYNSNSLEIYRKAGELEQAQTQQIYGVLFDNTLIDLGSETGEILGAAIDIGTTGISAYLLDLGTGEILHKLSCLNPQTEFGGDVLSRISYCLENPHGVTQLQETILGKLNELMIDLTRSAARAERVYQVVIAGNTTMLHFVLGVYPGSIAKSPYRPIFLEPVNMKAREVGLQICPEGRVTLLPSVSGYVGADILAGVVATAFDQKDYPAIFLDIGTNGEIVANLGGRLIATSTAAGPALEGMNISCGCRAEAGAIDSCSIDDNFELHYTTIGATSPKGICGSGLIDLTATMVKHNIILTNGRFNPNLDSRLKARVRDKKFYLTEDIYISQRDIRQIQLAKGAIAAGVTLLLEEAGTPLEAIEEAVIAGAFGYHINPESIQGIGLLPKGFMAKITFVGNSSAEGARLALINKNVMAQIKELKGKMEVLELSTNPRFQDYFVKALSF